A DNA window from Caretta caretta isolate rCarCar2 chromosome 7, rCarCar1.hap1, whole genome shotgun sequence contains the following coding sequences:
- the LRRC18 gene encoding leucine-rich repeat-containing protein 18 yields MAKGKAKGPKGKKITLKVAKNSIKITFDGKRRLDLSKMGITTFPKCILKLADVDELDLSRNMIKKIPDFIEKFQNLRWLDLHSNQIEKLPETIGMLQNLFYLNICNNKLTTRSLPVELSQLKNLRTLNLGLNQIDNLPTTLGALKELQDVGLFDNYLTTIPNSVAKLPKLKKMNVKRNPFPQPTEEELLIDTIKRIEALYLVDEKDLCGPCLKKCQEERDKLNKLKNTVPTSLRKPNFSSLMTPNSTAKDNQTEWR; encoded by the coding sequence ATGGCCAAGGGGAAAGCAAAAGGCCCCAAGGGGAAAAAGATCACCTTAAAAGTCGCCAAAAACTCCATCAAGATCACGTTTGATGGAAAACGCCGCCTTGACCTGAGCAAGATGGGCATCACCACCTTCCCCAAGTGCATCCTCAAGCTGGCTGATGTGGACGAGCTAGATCTGAGCAGGAACATGATCAAGAAAATCCCAGACTTCATTGAGAAGTTTCAAAACCTGCGCTGGCTGGATTTGCACAGCAACCAGATCGAGAAGCTGCCAGAGACGATCGGCATGCTCCAGAACCTCTTCTACCTCAACATCTGCAACAACAAGCTGACGACCAGGAGCCTGCCAGTGGAGCTAAGCCAGCTGAAGAACCTGCGCACCCTCAACCTGGGCTTGAACCAGATCGACAACCTCCCCACCACCCTTGGGGCCCTGAAGGAGCTCCAGGACGTGGGCCTCTTTGACAACTACCTAACGACCATCCCCAACAGTGTAGCAAAGCTCCCCAAGCTCAAGAAGATGAATGTGAAGAggaaccccttcccccagccaacAGAGGAGGAACTGTTAATCGACACCATCAAGCGCATTGAAGCCCTGTACTTGGTGGATGAGAAAGACCTGTGTGGCCCCTGTCTGAAGAAATGCCAGGAGGAGAGGGACAAGCTGAACAAGCTGAAGAACACGGTGCCCACCTCTCTGAGGAAGCCAAATTTTTCTTCCCTCATGACGCCCAACTCCACGGCAAAGGATAACCAAACAGAGTGGCGGTGA